The following proteins come from a genomic window of Legionella cherrii:
- a CDS encoding PilT/PilU family type 4a pilus ATPase, translating to MDITPFFKLMVDRGASDLFFSVGAPPNIKIEGVISPVGQAPLKSQQMAEIALSLMNDDQRKEFEATMELNMGLSINQVGRFRINLFRQRGDISMVVRYIKNKIPSIEQLNLPLILKTIVLELRGLVLVVGATGSGKSTTLAAMIDYRNENQSGHILTIEDPIEFIHQHKKSIVDQREVGIDTMSYDNALVNAMREAPDVILIGEIRERNAMKHAIAYAETGHLCISTLHANNANQAMDRIINFFPEDARKQVLMDLSLNLRAIISMRLVPGVNNQRVAAVELLLNTPYVSDLIEKGKIDDIKEAMERSTEQGMQTFDQALLKLYRTGAISKENAIKYADSKNNVGLQIRLNSAGDFDSQDDSLSIEDN from the coding sequence ATGGACATAACTCCTTTTTTTAAATTAATGGTCGATCGAGGGGCTTCAGATTTGTTTTTTAGTGTGGGTGCACCACCTAATATTAAAATTGAAGGAGTTATTTCCCCGGTGGGGCAGGCACCTCTCAAGTCGCAACAAATGGCTGAAATTGCTTTATCACTGATGAATGATGATCAGCGTAAAGAATTTGAGGCCACCATGGAGCTGAACATGGGGCTGTCTATTAACCAGGTTGGACGCTTCAGAATCAATTTATTTCGTCAGCGTGGTGATATTTCAATGGTGGTGCGCTACATCAAAAATAAAATCCCTTCAATTGAGCAGTTAAATTTACCTCTTATTTTAAAAACAATCGTGTTGGAGTTACGTGGGCTAGTTCTTGTAGTAGGTGCTACCGGTTCGGGAAAATCAACCACTTTGGCCGCCATGATCGATTATCGCAATGAAAATCAAAGCGGTCATATTTTAACGATTGAAGATCCGATAGAATTTATTCATCAACATAAAAAATCCATAGTGGATCAACGTGAAGTAGGCATTGATACCATGAGTTATGATAATGCTCTAGTCAATGCAATGCGTGAAGCGCCCGATGTGATTTTAATCGGTGAAATACGGGAGCGTAATGCCATGAAACATGCTATTGCCTATGCAGAGACAGGGCATTTATGTATTTCAACTTTGCATGCGAATAATGCGAACCAAGCGATGGATCGTATCATTAATTTTTTTCCAGAAGACGCACGAAAACAAGTGTTGATGGATTTATCCCTAAATTTGCGAGCTATTATATCGATGCGGCTGGTCCCAGGGGTGAACAATCAAAGGGTGGCGGCTGTGGAGCTCTTGTTAAACACTCCTTATGTATCTGATTTAATCGAGAAAGGCAAAATTGATGACATTAAGGAAGCGATGGAGCGTAGTACGGAGCAAGGGATGCAGACCTTCGATCAGGCTTTATTAAAATTATATCGAACTGGGGCGATTTCCAAGGAAAATGCGATCAAATATGCTGAC